A section of the Bacillus sp. HSf4 genome encodes:
- a CDS encoding restriction endonuclease subunit S yields the protein MEDWRKYEFGEVVTLSKEKYNPKKDKDNFKCIELEHLESETGRLIGYTDSITQQSVKNKFKPGSVLFGKLRPYLKKFHFPQFHGVCSSEIWVLEGTEGKVLNEYLYYLIQSNRFSQNANKSAGSKMPRADWSYVSEVIFAVPTLEEQQKIASILSTWDKVIELKEKLIEQKKVQKKGLMEKLLTGEVRLPGFDGEWKEVKLAKVVKKIKGKAVEYLEGGKFPAIDMDYLESGTFKNYSNDATVFAEKNDVLLLWDGSRAGMAFTGVEGAVGSTFVKLECKSIHNIFLQKHLEMNEQKIQRLREGSGIPHVPKDFLDYYKVKMPSMEEQKAIAYVLNSMDRDLDLLLKEVTYLKKQKQGLIQLLLTGKVRVKV from the coding sequence TTGGAGGACTGGAGGAAATATGAATTTGGTGAGGTTGTGACTTTATCAAAAGAAAAATATAATCCAAAAAAAGACAAGGACAATTTTAAGTGTATTGAATTAGAACACTTAGAAAGTGAAACAGGTAGACTTATAGGTTATACGGATAGCATTACTCAACAGAGTGTGAAAAATAAATTTAAGCCAGGTTCAGTGTTGTTTGGAAAATTGAGACCGTACCTTAAAAAATTTCACTTCCCTCAGTTTCATGGAGTTTGTTCTTCTGAAATATGGGTATTAGAAGGCACTGAAGGAAAGGTATTAAATGAATACTTATATTATTTAATACAATCAAACAGGTTTTCTCAAAATGCTAACAAATCAGCTGGTTCAAAAATGCCAAGAGCTGATTGGAGTTATGTGTCAGAAGTTATATTTGCAGTTCCAACTCTTGAAGAACAACAAAAAATCGCCTCCATCCTCTCCACTTGGGACAAGGTAATTGAGCTAAAAGAAAAGCTAATCGAGCAGAAGAAAGTGCAGAAAAAGGGATTAATGGAGAAGTTGCTGACGGGTGAAGTGAGATTGCCTGGGTTTGATGGAGAGTGGAAGGAAGTTAAGCTGGCAAAAGTGGTGAAAAAAATCAAAGGAAAAGCAGTGGAGTATTTAGAAGGTGGAAAGTTCCCTGCGATTGATATGGATTATTTAGAATCTGGAACGTTTAAAAACTATTCTAATGATGCTACGGTTTTCGCAGAGAAAAATGATGTTTTACTTCTATGGGATGGATCAAGGGCTGGAATGGCATTTACGGGAGTTGAAGGAGCTGTTGGATCAACTTTTGTAAAATTGGAATGTAAGTCCATACACAATATATTTCTGCAGAAACATCTTGAAATGAATGAACAAAAAATTCAAAGGTTAAGGGAAGGATCAGGCATACCTCACGTACCTAAAGATTTTTTGGATTATTATAAAGTTAAAATGCCGAGCATGGAGGAACAAAAAGCAATTGCATACGTGTTAAATAGTATGGATAGGGATTTAGATCTTCTACTTAAAGAAGTAACTTATTTAAAGAAACAAAAACAAGGTCTTATTCAACTTCTTCTAACAGGGAAAGTCCGAGTGAAGGTATAA
- a CDS encoding virulence RhuM family protein, with translation MSNTSDLLMYQTENGDTKIQVRLEGETVWMTQKAMAELFQKSVKTINEHIKNIYEEKELEESLTIRKNRIVQLEGSREVEREVTFYNLEMIIAVGYRVRSHRGTQFRQWATERLNEYMVKGFTMDDERLKEMRNIGADYFDELLERIRDIRASERRFYYKITDIYATSIDYDPNTPIAREFFATVQNKLHFAIHGHTASELIMKRADATKPNMGLTSWKGDKVRKQDVTVAKNYLSQEELSDLNRIVTMYLDYAESQAKKKKPMYMKDWAEKLDAFLEFNEHEILTNAGKIKAKVAEQFANEQYEVFHQQRLAEPKRDDFQKYLEEKKL, from the coding sequence ATGAGCAATACTTCTGATTTATTAATGTACCAAACCGAAAATGGAGATACGAAAATTCAGGTTCGCTTAGAAGGTGAAACGGTTTGGATGACACAAAAGGCAATGGCAGAGTTGTTTCAGAAAAGTGTTAAAACAATCAATGAGCATATAAAAAACATATACGAAGAAAAAGAGTTAGAGGAAAGTTTAACTATCCGGAAAAACCGGATAGTTCAACTTGAAGGTTCTCGTGAAGTTGAACGTGAAGTGACCTTTTACAACCTTGAAATGATTATTGCAGTCGGCTATCGTGTACGATCCCATCGTGGTACACAATTCCGTCAATGGGCAACAGAGCGTTTAAATGAATATATGGTAAAAGGATTTACGATGGATGACGAACGCTTAAAAGAAATGCGGAATATTGGGGCAGATTATTTTGATGAATTATTGGAACGTATTCGTGATATTCGTGCTTCCGAAAGACGTTTTTATTACAAAATAACAGATATTTATGCTACATCTATTGATTACGATCCGAATACACCAATTGCAAGAGAATTCTTTGCAACCGTTCAAAACAAACTTCACTTTGCAATCCATGGACATACTGCTTCGGAACTGATAATGAAACGAGCGGATGCAACAAAGCCAAACATGGGCTTAACGAGTTGGAAAGGTGATAAGGTACGAAAGCAAGATGTAACAGTAGCGAAAAATTATCTATCACAAGAAGAACTCAGCGATTTAAACCGTATTGTTACGATGTACTTAGACTATGCCGAATCGCAAGCAAAGAAGAAAAAGCCGATGTATATGAAAGATTGGGCAGAAAAATTAGATGCATTTTTAGAGTTTAATGAACATGAAATATTAACTAACGCTGGGAAAATTAAAGCAAAAGTAGCGGAACAATTTGCAAACGAACAATATGAAGTGTTTCATCAACAACGATTAGCAGAACCGAAGCGAGATGATTTTCAAAAGTATTTAGAGGAAAAGAAACTTTAA
- a CDS encoding type I restriction-modification system subunit M, protein MSEKVTKDQINSVLWQAADTFRGKVDSSTYKDYILTMLFIKYLSDAYKEHLEEYTKRYDGDEQRIQRALSRERFVLDEQSTFDYLYSKRNDAEIGEIINKALERLENENTGKLRGVFRNIDFNSEAILGKAKERNTMLRSLLEDFNKLTLKPSVVGNEDVIGDAYQYMIERFASDAGKKGGEFYTPSMASELLARLVKPQENDRIYDPTCGSGSLLIRVANQVPNKKVAIYGQERNGTTHSLALMNMYLHGIDDAKIEWGDTLANPLHLEDGKLMKFQAIVANPPFSLDKWAMGFMGEGTNDSKFKMEASLDPHRRFEWGVPPSSKGDYAFVQHMLYSLAENGRMATILPHGVLFRGASEGKIRQQIIEMNLLDAVIGLPENLFYGVGIPVCIMVFKKNRTRKDVLFIDASGEEHYQKGKNQNQLREQDIAKIVDTYEKQETIDKYSYVATLDEIKENDYNLNIPRYVDTFEEEEPVDMDAVKENIANIKLELQEVEAEMEKYLKELGL, encoded by the coding sequence ATGAGTGAAAAAGTAACAAAAGATCAAATTAACAGTGTTTTATGGCAAGCGGCTGATACATTTAGAGGAAAGGTTGATTCCAGTACATACAAGGATTATATACTGACAATGCTGTTCATCAAGTATTTAAGTGATGCTTATAAAGAGCATTTAGAAGAGTATACGAAGCGTTATGATGGTGATGAGCAACGTATTCAACGTGCATTATCCAGAGAGCGTTTTGTGTTAGATGAACAGTCTACATTTGATTATTTGTATAGCAAACGGAATGATGCAGAAATCGGTGAAATTATCAATAAAGCATTGGAACGTCTGGAAAACGAAAATACAGGTAAGCTTCGTGGTGTCTTCCGTAACATTGATTTTAATAGTGAAGCGATTCTTGGGAAGGCAAAAGAACGAAATACAATGCTCCGTTCTTTATTAGAGGACTTTAATAAGCTGACATTAAAGCCTTCTGTTGTAGGAAATGAAGATGTCATTGGTGATGCTTATCAATACATGATTGAACGTTTTGCATCTGATGCGGGAAAGAAGGGTGGCGAATTTTATACACCTTCTATGGCATCCGAGCTGTTAGCACGACTTGTCAAACCTCAAGAAAATGACCGTATTTACGATCCTACGTGTGGATCTGGTTCACTTCTCATTCGAGTTGCTAACCAAGTACCGAATAAAAAGGTAGCTATTTATGGTCAAGAACGTAATGGTACGACCCATTCATTAGCACTAATGAATATGTACTTGCATGGAATTGATGATGCAAAGATTGAGTGGGGTGATACATTAGCGAACCCACTTCACTTAGAAGATGGAAAATTGATGAAATTCCAGGCTATCGTAGCGAATCCACCATTCTCATTGGACAAATGGGCAATGGGCTTCATGGGAGAAGGAACAAATGATAGCAAATTTAAAATGGAAGCAAGTTTAGATCCACATAGACGTTTTGAATGGGGTGTTCCACCAAGTTCTAAAGGGGACTATGCATTTGTTCAACACATGCTCTATTCGTTAGCGGAAAACGGAAGAATGGCAACAATTCTACCGCATGGTGTTCTTTTCCGAGGTGCAAGTGAAGGGAAAATTCGTCAACAAATTATTGAGATGAACTTACTGGATGCAGTCATTGGATTGCCTGAAAACTTATTCTATGGTGTTGGGATACCAGTTTGTATCATGGTTTTCAAAAAGAATAGAACCCGTAAAGATGTTTTATTCATAGATGCTTCTGGTGAAGAACATTATCAAAAAGGGAAAAATCAAAATCAGTTAAGAGAACAAGACATCGCTAAAATTGTTGACACATATGAAAAGCAAGAAACGATTGATAAATACTCTTATGTTGCCACTTTAGATGAAATAAAAGAAAACGACTATAACCTGAACATTCCTCGATACGTTGACACATTTGAAGAAGAAGAGCCAGTGGATATGGATGCGGTGAAAGAGAATATCGCAAACATTAAGCTGGAGCTACAAGAAGTTGAAGCAGAAATGGAGAAATATTTGAAGGAATTAGGGCTGTAG
- a CDS encoding restriction endonuclease subunit S encodes MNLGEIADIRTGLVLTRKKVEVGNEVKATYNLITLKNITEDGVFNDEPFEVFQSNDLLNNQHFTEAGDVLIRLNYPHTSVFIDETKSGLLVPSYFAIIKVDQSKFLSEYVAWYLNKDSVKKELERSQAGTRIPSTNKSALNSIPIEDIPISKQQALIRLWRLHQQEKALYNRLIEEKEKWFNAITKQIVQGEIREELR; translated from the coding sequence ATGAATCTCGGAGAAATAGCAGACATTCGAACAGGACTTGTTTTAACGAGGAAGAAAGTAGAAGTGGGGAACGAAGTGAAAGCCACATATAACTTAATTACCTTGAAAAATATTACTGAAGATGGAGTCTTTAACGATGAACCATTCGAAGTGTTCCAAAGTAATGACCTGTTAAATAATCAACACTTTACGGAAGCAGGCGATGTACTAATTCGATTAAATTATCCTCATACGTCTGTCTTTATAGATGAAACAAAATCAGGCTTATTAGTCCCATCTTACTTTGCCATTATAAAAGTGGATCAGTCCAAATTCTTATCTGAATATGTAGCATGGTACTTAAATAAAGACAGTGTTAAAAAAGAATTGGAACGTTCGCAGGCTGGAACTCGTATACCAAGTACAAATAAATCTGCATTAAATTCGATTCCGATTGAAGATATACCTATATCCAAGCAACAAGCTCTTATAAGACTGTGGAGGTTACATCAACAAGAAAAAGCACTTTACAACAGATTAATTGAGGAAAAGGAAAAATGGTTCAACGCCATCACAAAACAAATTGTGCAAGGTGAAATAAGGGAGGAATTAAGATGA